In a single window of the Pyrococcus sp. NA2 genome:
- a CDS encoding cytochrome c biogenesis protein, which yields MKRKLFWITLVLFTLVFSSSAYAMELKEFDTREIMLPIIVFGLLNSLRPVVFLMIVFLLSMIAIIDERKILRIGLSFTAGVFIGYLIIGLGLIKLHRSFGFLSYVVVAFSLFVGFYKIFKSFGLINMTLQNPLREKSNKVLEKATSPISAFGVGVIMPFLALICTLPPYLLITSILSQSFNLTTKVALLVLYNVIFIVPLLVVTLGFHYGRKHRRIAETVDRLSRFTGRGDLAMGVILVIVSVIYLLFLFGFF from the coding sequence GTGAAAAGAAAGCTGTTCTGGATAACTCTTGTGCTTTTTACTCTGGTTTTCTCCTCAAGTGCATATGCAATGGAACTTAAAGAGTTTGATACCAGGGAGATCATGCTTCCAATTATCGTTTTTGGTCTGTTAAACTCTCTCCGACCCGTAGTGTTTCTGATGATCGTGTTTTTGCTGTCCATGATAGCTATTATTGATGAACGAAAGATCCTGAGAATTGGCCTTTCCTTCACTGCTGGTGTCTTTATTGGATACCTAATCATCGGACTGGGTCTAATTAAGCTCCACCGGAGCTTTGGATTTTTAAGCTACGTTGTGGTAGCATTCAGCTTATTTGTAGGCTTTTACAAGATTTTCAAGTCTTTCGGATTAATAAACATGACCCTTCAAAATCCTCTAAGAGAAAAAAGTAATAAGGTATTGGAGAAAGCAACTTCACCAATAAGTGCATTCGGAGTTGGTGTTATAATGCCGTTTTTAGCTCTGATATGTACATTGCCACCATATTTACTCATAACATCAATACTATCTCAGAGTTTTAATCTCACGACTAAGGTCGCCCTTTTAGTGTTGTATAATGTTATATTCATAGTTCCTCTTCTTGTCGTTACGTTAGGCTTTCATTATGGAAGAAAACATCGGAGGATAGCGGAAACTGTTGACAGACTCTCGAGATTCACAGGGAGAGGGGACTTAGCTATGGGAGTTATTTTGGTGATAGTGAGTGTGATTTATCTCTTGTTCCTTTTTGGATTTTTCTAA
- a CDS encoding heavy metal translocating P-type ATPase, producing MEVNIKITGMTCASCAKAIERTVKELRGVKDVRVNLATESAYIIFDESKVSIADIIRAIESIGYSVVRERKDGTIRIGGMTCVSCARTIETALKELPGVLDVKVNFATEKASISYNPTLVDINDIKKTIEEFGYKFLGIEDEKSIDIEKEVREKLLNDMKRKLIVAWVFGGIITLLTYKWLFGLDFEIPHLLWVEFILATPVIMYSGKEIFLKAATSLRHKVLNMDVMYSIGVGSAYIASVLATVGILPKEYNFYEASVLLLAFLLLGRYLEYVAKGRTSEAIKKLMALQAKKATVIRAGREVQIPITKVRVGDIVIVKPGERIPVDGIVIEGESYVDESMITGESIPKLKKKGDEVIGGTINKNSVLKIEAKRVGRDTILAQIIKLVEEAQNAKPPIQRIADKIVTYFIPAVLVIGLLSFIYWYFIAKEPFLFAFTTLITVLVVACPCAFGLATPTALTVGIGKGAEIGILIKNGEVLEIARKATTVLFDKTGTLTKGKPEVTDILAFGINEKDLLKLVASAEKRSEHPLGEAIVRKARELGLKLEEPEQFEVITGKGIRAKVQGKEVLAGNRRLFEENGYVTNNNIEETLHKLEDEAKTAIIVGINGKIVGVIGIADTIKEHAKEVIRELQRMGKKVGIITGDNKRTANAIARQLNVDYVLAEVLPQDKANEVKKLQERGEVVIFVGDGINDAPALAQADVGIVVSSGTDIAMESGDIVLMRNDIRDVIKAIKLSQKTLSKIRQNFFWAMIYNTLLIPVAAGALYPKLGITFKPEWAAAAMALSSISVVMNSLMLRKGKI from the coding sequence TTGGAAGTAAATATTAAGATTACCGGAATGACCTGTGCATCATGTGCTAAAGCTATAGAGCGAACAGTTAAAGAATTGAGGGGAGTAAAAGACGTGAGGGTAAATTTAGCAACGGAAAGTGCCTACATTATCTTCGACGAGTCAAAGGTAAGCATAGCAGATATTATCAGAGCAATAGAGAGCATTGGCTATAGCGTGGTTAGAGAAAGAAAAGATGGAACAATAAGAATTGGAGGCATGACATGTGTCTCATGTGCAAGAACAATAGAGACAGCGTTGAAAGAATTACCAGGAGTGTTAGATGTCAAGGTAAATTTTGCTACTGAAAAAGCCTCTATCAGCTACAATCCAACTTTAGTTGACATAAATGACATAAAAAAGACCATAGAAGAGTTCGGATATAAATTTTTGGGAATTGAAGATGAAAAAAGTATCGATATAGAAAAAGAAGTAAGAGAAAAACTTTTAAATGACATGAAACGCAAACTCATTGTCGCTTGGGTATTTGGAGGAATAATAACTCTCTTAACTTATAAATGGCTTTTCGGCTTAGACTTTGAAATCCCACATCTGCTCTGGGTAGAGTTTATCTTAGCAACTCCAGTAATAATGTATTCAGGCAAAGAGATATTTTTAAAAGCTGCCACGTCTTTGAGACACAAAGTCCTTAATATGGACGTGATGTACTCAATTGGTGTGGGTTCGGCGTATATTGCCAGCGTACTTGCAACGGTCGGCATACTTCCTAAAGAATACAACTTCTACGAAGCAAGTGTGCTCTTACTGGCATTTCTGCTCCTTGGGAGATACTTGGAATATGTGGCAAAAGGTAGAACAAGTGAGGCAATTAAAAAACTCATGGCTCTCCAAGCTAAAAAAGCAACTGTAATTAGGGCCGGAAGGGAAGTACAGATTCCCATAACTAAAGTTAGAGTAGGAGACATAGTGATAGTAAAACCCGGAGAAAGAATACCTGTTGATGGGATTGTCATTGAAGGTGAAAGTTATGTTGATGAATCAATGATTACAGGAGAATCAATTCCGAAGTTAAAGAAAAAAGGAGATGAGGTGATCGGAGGAACCATAAATAAGAACTCTGTCCTGAAAATTGAAGCAAAAAGGGTTGGTAGAGACACGATTCTAGCTCAAATAATTAAGCTCGTTGAAGAGGCACAAAATGCAAAACCACCAATACAGAGGATAGCAGACAAGATAGTAACATACTTTATACCAGCAGTTCTTGTAATTGGGCTTCTATCATTTATTTACTGGTATTTCATAGCGAAAGAACCATTTCTCTTTGCATTTACTACACTAATAACCGTCTTAGTTGTAGCGTGTCCTTGTGCCTTTGGACTGGCAACTCCAACTGCTTTAACAGTTGGGATTGGTAAGGGGGCTGAGATTGGTATCCTTATTAAAAACGGGGAAGTCTTAGAGATAGCAAGAAAGGCCACGACAGTACTCTTTGATAAGACAGGAACCTTAACCAAGGGGAAGCCAGAAGTTACAGATATACTAGCCTTTGGCATAAATGAGAAAGATCTTTTAAAATTAGTAGCATCTGCCGAAAAGCGTTCAGAACATCCATTGGGAGAAGCTATAGTTAGAAAAGCTCGAGAGCTTGGCTTGAAGCTGGAAGAACCTGAACAGTTTGAGGTTATTACTGGAAAGGGTATTAGAGCTAAGGTGCAAGGAAAAGAAGTCTTAGCTGGGAATAGGAGGTTATTCGAAGAGAATGGATATGTCACAAATAATAATATAGAAGAAACTCTCCATAAACTTGAAGATGAAGCAAAAACGGCCATAATAGTGGGCATAAACGGTAAGATAGTTGGTGTCATAGGAATTGCAGACACAATAAAAGAGCATGCAAAGGAAGTTATTAGAGAATTACAGAGAATGGGAAAGAAAGTGGGCATAATTACAGGAGATAATAAAAGGACTGCAAATGCAATAGCAAGGCAACTCAATGTAGATTACGTCTTAGCCGAAGTATTGCCTCAAGATAAAGCTAACGAAGTGAAAAAGCTTCAAGAAAGGGGAGAAGTGGTAATCTTTGTTGGGGATGGTATAAATGATGCCCCGGCCTTAGCTCAAGCAGATGTTGGTATAGTGGTAAGCTCTGGGACAGATATAGCTATGGAAAGTGGTGACATAGTGCTCATGCGAAACGACATAAGGGATGTCATCAAGGCGATAAAACTCAGCCAGAAAACACTCTCAAAAATAAGGCAGAACTTCTTCTGGGCAATGATTTACAACACACTTCTGATACCAGTAGCAGCAGGTGCACTCTATCCAAAACTCGGAATAACATTTAAACCTGAATGGGCCGCTGCTGCGATGGCTCTGAGTAGCATTAGTGTGGTCATGAACTCCCTCATGCTTAGAAAAGGAAAAATTTAA
- a CDS encoding TRASH domain-containing protein translates to MIRLDGLDLKLIYLLMENSRLSISELAERLGVSRPTVKSRLERLEKEGVIKRYTIKLNPELQRAKNIVILIIETEKPNKLHEFEEIIEINRFASRKYLVKVAVEDMKDLKNIIEKPEFEVLEIMPILESIEKEYVPKVKVSFKCDYCGKEIVGEPIIYKYRNKVYFFCCETCLREFKRARKNLEKSKKEQEINHTHYHQNNSHS, encoded by the coding sequence ATGATAAGGCTGGATGGACTTGACTTGAAACTTATATACCTTTTAATGGAAAACTCTCGACTAAGTATTTCAGAACTAGCTGAACGTCTAGGTGTTAGCAGGCCGACAGTAAAGTCAAGACTGGAGAGATTGGAGAAGGAAGGTGTAATTAAACGTTATACTATAAAACTCAATCCTGAACTTCAAAGAGCCAAAAATATAGTGATCTTAATAATTGAAACAGAAAAACCGAATAAACTTCATGAATTTGAAGAAATAATTGAGATAAATAGGTTTGCAAGTAGGAAATATCTTGTAAAAGTTGCGGTTGAAGACATGAAGGATCTCAAGAACATCATAGAAAAACCCGAGTTTGAAGTGCTTGAGATAATGCCTATTCTCGAGAGCATCGAAAAAGAATATGTTCCCAAGGTTAAGGTGTCTTTTAAATGTGATTATTGTGGTAAGGAAATAGTTGGAGAACCAATAATCTACAAGTATCGTAACAAAGTCTACTTCTTCTGTTGTGAAACCTGTCTAAGGGAGTTCAAAAGAGCTAGAAAGAACTTAGAAAAATCCAAAAAGGAACAAGAGATAAATCACACTCACTATCACCAAAATAACTCCCATAGCTAA
- a CDS encoding ferritin family protein, whose amino-acid sequence MIYVVEPLVKKAYEVEKEAVSSYFDGLAKIRGQGLRYEDVEKVIKRIAIDTIVHKHLMKAIMDAQEEIRKLGELETREEDIPEERKALIKRFAEIHLEIEKNMIETYEKMAEKMTHPLFKGLAKALMENEREHHKMLKELIDRYSL is encoded by the coding sequence GTGATCTATGTGGTTGAACCTCTGGTCAAGAAGGCGTATGAAGTTGAAAAGGAGGCAGTCTCCAGCTACTTCGATGGCCTTGCAAAAATAAGGGGCCAGGGACTAAGGTATGAGGACGTTGAAAAGGTTATTAAGAGGATAGCCATAGACACGATAGTACATAAGCATCTCATGAAGGCAATTATGGATGCCCAGGAAGAGATAAGAAAGCTTGGCGAACTCGAGACTAGAGAGGAAGATATCCCAGAGGAAAGAAAAGCCTTGATAAAGCGCTTTGCGGAGATACATTTAGAAATTGAGAAGAACATGATTGAAACCTATGAAAAGATGGCCGAAAAGATGACACATCCACTCTTTAAAGGCCTTGCAAAGGCTCTAATGGAAAACGAGAGGGAACACCACAAAATGCTCAAAGAACTTATAGATAGGTATTCCCTTTAA